The Mycolicibacterium flavescens genomic interval GAATGCGCGCGATGCGGCCGACCTTGGCCATCTGGTCGGGCGTCGCGATCGCCGCGTCGAAGTCCAGCCAGCCGCCCTGGATCCGCTCGATCAGGTCGTCGCTGCCGACGGCGTCGGCACCGGCGGCCTCGGCAGCCTCGGCCTTGTCGCCGACCGCGAACACCACAACGCGGGCGGTCTTACCGGTGCCGTTCGGGAGGTTGACGGTGCCGCGCACCATCTGATCGGCCTTACGCGGGTCGACACCCAGCCGGATCGCCACCTCGACGGTCGCGTCCTGCTTCTTCGATCCCGTCTCCTTGGCCAGCTTCGCTGCCTCCAGCGGCGTGTACAGCCGGCTGCGGTCCACCTTCTCGGCGGCTTCGCGGTATGCCTTGCTCGTCTTGCTCATCTGTTTCTCCTAGTTGCTGAGTTGTGGTCTGTGATGATTGCTCTTCGCGCGAGCGCTCATCGCCGGGCCGAAGCTGGCCCTCCCACGAAAATTCCGGTCGAACTACTCGACCGAGATTCCCATCGACCGGGCGGTGCCGGCGATGATTTTGGCGGCCTGATCGATGTCGTTCGCGTTCAGGTCTTCCTTCTTGGTCTCGGCGATCTCGCGCACCTGATCCCAGGACACCTTGGCGACCTTGGTCTTGTGCGGCTCGCCCGAACCCTTCTGGACGCCGGCAGCCTTCAGCAGCAGCTTGGCCGCGGGCGGTGTCTTGAGGTTGAACGTGAAACTGCGGTCCTCGTAGACGGTGATCTCCACGGGGATGACGTTGCCGCGCTGGTTCTCCGTCGCGGCGTTGTACGCCTTGCAGAATTCCATGATGTTGACGCCGTGCTGGCCGAGCGCCGGACCGACCGGCGGGGCGGGGTTGGCCTGCCCGGCCTGGATCTGCAGCTTGATCAGCCCGACGACCTTCTTCTTCGGGGCCATGGTGTTGGTTGTTCCTCTCTCGGTTCTCTGCGACTTGTGCACACGTTGTTGCGCCGAGCGCTCCTAGGCGTGCACAGATCGCTGGCTTAGATCTTGGCGACCTGGTTGAAGGTCAGTTCGACAGGTGTTTCGCGGCCAAAGATGGACACCAGCACCTTGAGCTTCTGCTGCTCGGCGTTGACCTCGCTGATCGAGGCGGGGAGCGTCGCGAACGGGCCGTCCATGACGGTGACCGACTCGCCGACCTCGAAGTCCACCTCAATCGGCGCGCGCTCGATGCCCCCGGCCTCGGCGGCGGCTGCACCGGCCGCAGCGGCGGCCTTGCCCGGCTTCTTCGCCGCGGCGGGCGGCAGCAGGAACTTGACGACGTCGTCCAGCGACAGCGGCGACGGCCGCGACGTCGCACCGACGAAGCCCGTCACACCCGGTGTGTTGCGCACCGCCCCCCACGACTCGTCGTTGAGCTCCATGCGCACCAGGATGTAACCGGGCAGCACCTTGCGGTTGACCTGCTTGCGCTGGCCGTTCTTGATCTCGGTGACCTCTTCGGTCGGCACCTCGACCTGGAAGATGTAGTCGCCGACGTCCAGGTTCTGCACGCGGGTCTCGAGGTTGGCCTTCACCTTGTTCTCGTAACCGGCGTAGGAGTGGATGACGTACCAGTCGCCCGGCTTGGTCCGCAGTTCCTTCTTCAGCGCGACCGCCGGATCCTCTTCCTCGGGCTCGGCTTCAGCGGGGGCCGCCTCACCGGCCGCGTCGTCCGCGGTGGCCGCCTCGTCGCTCACGGCGTCACCGGCGACGTCGGCATCCTCGGTCGCCGGGTCGGTGGTCGCGTCGGTCGTCGCCCCAGTCGTTTCGTCGATCAGGTCAACGCTCTCGGCCGAAGGCGTATCGCCCTCGAAGCTAGTCACTTGTCAGTCCTCTCGAAATTCTCATCCGTCGCGCGTACTCGTCAGCCGAACACCAGCGAGACCAGCTTGGCAAGGCCGAAGTCGACGCCGCCGATCATGGCCAACATGAAGGCCAGGAACAGCAGCACCACGCCGGTGTAGGTGACCATCTGCTTGCGGTTCGGCCAGATCACCTTGCGCAGCTCGGCGACAACCTGCTTCAGGTAGTTCCAGACGAACAGGAAAGGATTCCGCGACGGCCCGTCGGCACGCTTCTTGGCGGCCTTCCTCGCGGAGCCCGACCCGTTCTTCGTGGGTGACGCCGCGGTGCCCGTGGACAGGTCGACCGCTTCGCTGGCGTCTTCGCCGGCGGCTGCCCGACGGGTCCGCTTGCCCGACGGGCGGGTCGGTCGGGTCACGACGGCACCGCGGGCGTTCTCGGTGTCGGAGCCGGCATCGTCGTGCTCGTCGCTCACCGCATGCTCCCTTGTCTGGTCATCTGGTTTGTGGGTCACCTTCCAGTGTCCACACTTGTCGAGTATTCAGTTGAGCAGGGGCGACAGGACTTGAACCTGCAACCTGCGGTTTTGGAGACCGCTGCTCTGCCAGTTGAGCTACGCCCCTTCAGAGTGGCACTGCGACAGGCCACCCGTTCGGGGCTCACACAATTCGCGCGCTCCCCGATCGGCCGATCTTCAAACCGACGGACAGCGCGCTGGACTGGGAAAACCCCGAGGACCGAGTGTAGCGCGCCACCCGTGGTAGTTACTAATCCACCGGCGAGCCGATCATGATGCGATCGACGAGCCGGTGATCACGCTCCGACCGGCAGGCCGGTCATCAAACAGACGCCTCGCCGTTCACGCTATCGCCGCCATCGGGATCCTCGGCGGGATCATGGACGACGGGCTTGCGCACGACCTGTCCCGTCTCCGGGTCCCAGCCGGCCGAGATCGAATTGTCGCCCTCGTGGCCCATCAGCGTGGTGAACGATTCCATCACGAGCTCGCCGTGTTGGTCCACCAGCTTGTTGCGGGTGGTGACGATGTCGGCGCCGAACCGTTCGTCGACGGTCAGGATTTCCATCGTGCCGGTCAGTTCGTCACCGACCTTGATCGGTCGATGGAACTTGAACTTCTGGTCGACCTGCACGATCTGCATCGTCTCGAAGCCGATGTCGTTGTGCTGAAAAAAGTGCCGCTGGATCATCACCGCGAAGATCGACATGAACGTCGGTGGCGCGATCAGTCCGTCGTGGCCGGATGCCTTGGCGGCCTCGACGCTGTGGCTCTGCGGATCGTGGGCCTTGACCGCGTTCGCGTACTGACGGATCTGCTCCGTGCCGACGACGTAGGGCTCCGGGTACTCCCAGACCATTCCCTTGATATCGATTTTCAGGGCCATGGCTACGCCAGCTTCGCGACGGCCACGGCGCGGCCGAAGATCTTCTTGCCCCCGGTGGTGGCCGACAACGCGATGGTCACCGTCTTGGTCTCGGGCTCAACGGATTTCACCCGTCCGTTGAAGACGATCTCCGCCCCGATGCCGTCGTTGGGCACCGGCACGACAGCGGTGAACCGCACGTTGTACTCGGTGACCGCCGCCGGATCGCCGACCCACTCGGTGACGTATCCGCCGCCCAGGCCCATGGTCAGCATGCCGTGCGCGATCGCGGTGTCCAGTCCGACCTGCTTGGCGATGTCGTCGTCCCAGTGAATCGGGTTGAGGTCACCCGACACCCCCGCGTAGTTGACGAGGTCCTGCCGCGTCAACGGAATCACCTTCTCGGGAAGCTCGTCGCCCTTCTTCACCGAGGCGAACTCACGCAGTGGCATCTGAAAAACCCTCTTCTCCGTCACCCGTCCGACCCGCCAGGGTCGTGAACGTCTCCTGCACGACGTCACCGGCTTCGTTGGTGACGATGTTCTTCAATACGACGATGTCGGTGCCGTGGGCCTGCCGCACAGAGTCCACCTGCACCTCGCAGTAGAGCTTGTCGCCCGCGAAGATCGGCTTGGTGAACTTGACCACCTGGTCGACCTGCACGATCTTGGCGTCTTTGATCCCCACGTTGGCGTGCTCGAAAAACGAAATCTGTGCCATGTACCCGAAGACGCTCATGAAGGTTAGCGGTGCAGGCAGGGCCTTGTGGCCGAGTTCGGCAGCGGCGCCCTCATCGAAGAATGCGCGATCGTCGTTTTTCACCGCGACCGCGTACTCGCGAATCTTCTCGCGACCGACGACGTAGTAGTCGGGGTAGCGGTATTGCATCCCGACGATCCGCTCGGACAACGACACAGTTAGTGAACCTACCTACCACCCTGGGCGACGCCTGCGGGCTGACTCGTCTTAGCGCGATTCCTTATGCGGCTGGTGCTTGCCGCAGTTCGGGCAGAATTTCTTGATCTCGAGCCGGTCCGGGTCGTTACGGCGGTTCTTCTTCGTGATGTAGTTGCGGTGTTTGCACACCTCGCACGCCAAAGTGATCTTCGGCCGTACGTCGGTACTGGAGGCCACGGTTCTTCGTCCTTCGTTTACGCGTTCGATGTTGCCTGTAGCGGTGGGGGGGCTCGATCCCCCGACCTCACGATTATGAGTCGTGCGCTCTAACCAGCTGAGCTACACCGCCCCGGGATCCGGGCGGATGTCCGCCCGCTCACCGAGCCCCCTAACGGAATCGAACCGTTGACCTTTTCCTTACCATGGAAACGCTCTGCCGACTGAGCTAAGGGGGCCTGCCTACTTCGCGGTTCGCGCACCGCGGCGCGAGCCTTAAAGAGGGTACATTCTCGCCGATTGCCGCGCCAAACCGCTGATCACCGCAACCGTTACAGTCCGACTCTAGTCGGACAGTGATAGGACGGAACAGTGACCGAACCCGGCGCGACCCGTGTCGCGGTGTACCTCGACTTCGACAACATCGTGATCTCGCGGTACGACCAGATCCACGGGCGCAACTCGTTTCAGCGCGACAAGGCTGCAGGCTTTCACAAGAATCCGGGTCGGCTGACGCAAGCGACCGTGGACGTCGGCGCAATCATCGACTACGCGTCGTCGTTCGGCACGCTGGTGCTGACCAAGGCCTACGCCGACTGGTCGACCGACGTCAACGCCGACTACCGCGACCAGCTAGTCGGGCGCGCAGTCGACCTGGTGCAGCTGTTCCCGGCCGCCGCGTACAGCAAGAACGGGGCCGACATCCGGCTCGCGGTCGACACCGTCGAGGACATGTTCCGGCTGCCCGATCTGACCCACGTCGTCATCGTCGCCGGCGACTCCGACTACATCCCGCTCGCGCAGCGGTGCAAACGCCTCGGGCGCTACGTCGTCGGCATCGGCATCACCGGGTCGATCAGCCGGTCGCTGACCGCGGCCTGCGACGAGTACGTCTCTTACGACGCGCTGCCCGGCGTTCCGGCGGTCAAGACGGAAACCCCGAAGCGGCGACGCACCAAGGCCGACGCCGAGCAGGACGCAGAACAGCCCGACCCGCAGGCCGCCGGGACCGCGCTGCTCGAGCGGGCGCTGCGCATCGCACACGGCAAGGACGACTCCGACTGGCTGCACAATTCGGCGGTCAAGGCTCAGATGAGGCGGATGGACCCGTCGTTCTCGGAGAAGTCCCTCGGGTTCAAGTCGTTCAGCGACTTCCTGCGCTCGCACACCGACCTGGTCGAACTCGACGAGAGCAGCACCATCCGCATGGTGCGGCTGCGCAGCCAGGACTGAGCCCCGAAATCTGGGCCCAGATACGCTGACGGTCATGGCTTCGGATCGGCTCTACTTCCGTCAGTTGTTGTCCGGTCGCGACTTCGCGGCCGGCGACATGATCGCCCAGCAGATGCGCAACTTCGCCTACCTGATCGGCGACCGCGAGACCGGCGACACGGTGATCGTCGACCCCGCCTACGCCGCAGGCGATCTCATCGACGCGCTGGAGGCCGACGGCATGCGGCTGTCCGGCGTGTTGGTCACCCACCACCACCCCGACCATATCGGCGGTTCGATGATGGGTTTCGAACTCAAGGGGCTCGCCGAACTGCTCGAGCGCACGAGCGTGCCGGTGCACGTCAACCAGCTTGAGGCCGACTGGGTTTCGAAGATCACCGGCATCGGGCGCAGCGAGCTCAGCGAGCACCAGCACGGCGACGTCGTCAAGGTCGGTGACATCGACATCGAACTTCTGCATACGCCCGGCCACACCCCCGGCAGCCAGTGCTTTCTGCTCGACGGGCGGCTCGTCGCCGGTGACACCCTTTTCCTGGAAGGGTGCGGACGCACCGACTTCCCCGGTGGCAACGTCGACGACATGTTCCGCAGCCTGCAGGCGCTGGCGAAACTGTCCGGCGACCCGACGGTGTTCCCCGGCCACTGGTATTCCGCCGAGCCCAGCGCCTCCCTGTCCGACGTGCGCCAGACCAACTACGTCTACCGGGCCAGCAACCTCGACCAGTGGCGCATGCTGATGGGCGGCTGACCGTCCCGACACCGGGTGTGGCGTGCGAAAAAGCGCCGGTGTGAGTAGTGCTGCGCTAGTCTCCCGTTTGCTCGGCGCCT includes:
- the rplA gene encoding 50S ribosomal protein L1, with product MSKTSKAYREAAEKVDRSRLYTPLEAAKLAKETGSKKQDATVEVAIRLGVDPRKADQMVRGTVNLPNGTGKTARVVVFAVGDKAEAAEAAGADAVGSDDLIERIQGGWLDFDAAIATPDQMAKVGRIARILGPRGLMPNPKTGTVTPDVAKAVSDIKGGKINFRVDKQANLHFVIGKASFDEKALAENYGAAIDEILRAKPSSSKGRYLKKVVISTTTGPGIPVDPSVTRNFTEAGA
- the rplK gene encoding 50S ribosomal protein L11 — translated: MAPKKKVVGLIKLQIQAGQANPAPPVGPALGQHGVNIMEFCKAYNAATENQRGNVIPVEITVYEDRSFTFNLKTPPAAKLLLKAAGVQKGSGEPHKTKVAKVSWDQVREIAETKKEDLNANDIDQAAKIIAGTARSMGISVE
- the secE gene encoding Preprotein translocase subunit SecE, which gives rise to MSDEHDDAGSDTENARGAVVTRPTRPSGKRTRRAAAGEDASEAVDLSTGTAASPTKNGSGSARKAAKKRADGPSRNPFLFVWNYLKQVVAELRKVIWPNRKQMVTYTGVVLLFLAFMLAMIGGVDFGLAKLVSLVFG
- a CDS encoding (3R)-hydroxyacyl-ACP dehydratase subunit HadA, which gives rise to MSLSERIVGMQYRYPDYYVVGREKIREYAVAVKNDDRAFFDEGAAAELGHKALPAPLTFMSVFGYMAQISFFEHANVGIKDAKIVQVDQVVKFTKPIFAGDKLYCEVQVDSVRQAHGTDIVVLKNIVTNEAGDVVQETFTTLAGRTGDGEEGFSDATA
- a CDS encoding (3R)-hydroxyacyl-ACP dehydratase subunit HadC, whose protein sequence is MALKIDIKGMVWEYPEPYVVGTEQIRQYANAVKAHDPQSHSVEAAKASGHDGLIAPPTFMSIFAVMIQRHFFQHNDIGFETMQIVQVDQKFKFHRPIKVGDELTGTMEILTVDERFGADIVTTRNKLVDQHGELVMESFTTLMGHEGDNSISAGWDPETGQVVRKPVVHDPAEDPDGGDSVNGEASV
- a CDS encoding (3R)-hydroxyacyl-ACP dehydratase subunit HadB, whose translation is MPLREFASVKKGDELPEKVIPLTRQDLVNYAGVSGDLNPIHWDDDIAKQVGLDTAIAHGMLTMGLGGGYVTEWVGDPAAVTEYNVRFTAVVPVPNDGIGAEIVFNGRVKSVEPETKTVTIALSATTGGKKIFGRAVAVAKLA
- the rpmG gene encoding 50S ribosomal protein L33, with translation MASSTDVRPKITLACEVCKHRNYITKKNRRNDPDRLEIKKFCPNCGKHQPHKESR
- the baeB_2 gene encoding beta-lactamase domain-containing protein, translated to MASDRLYFRQLLSGRDFAAGDMIAQQMRNFAYLIGDRETGDTVIVDPAYAAGDLIDALEADGMRLSGVLVTHHHPDHIGGSMMGFELKGLAELLERTSVPVHVNQLEADWVSKITGIGRSELSEHQHGDVVKVGDIDIELLHTPGHTPGSQCFLLDGRLVAGDTLFLEGCGRTDFPGGNVDDMFRSLQALAKLSGDPTVFPGHWYSAEPSASLSDVRQTNYVYRASNLDQWRMLMGG
- a CDS encoding NYN domain — its product is MTEPGATRVAVYLDFDNIVISRYDQIHGRNSFQRDKAAGFHKNPGRLTQATVDVGAIIDYASSFGTLVLTKAYADWSTDVNADYRDQLVGRAVDLVQLFPAAAYSKNGADIRLAVDTVEDMFRLPDLTHVVIVAGDSDYIPLAQRCKRLGRYVVGIGITGSISRSLTAACDEYVSYDALPGVPAVKTETPKRRRTKADAEQDAEQPDPQAAGTALLERALRIAHGKDDSDWLHNSAVKAQMRRMDPSFSEKSLGFKSFSDFLRSHTDLVELDESSTIRMVRLRSQD
- the nusG gene encoding transcription antitermination protein NusG, with product MTSFEGDTPSAESVDLIDETTGATTDATTDPATEDADVAGDAVSDEAATADDAAGEAAPAEAEPEEEDPAVALKKELRTKPGDWYVIHSYAGYENKVKANLETRVQNLDVGDYIFQVEVPTEEVTEIKNGQRKQVNRKVLPGYILVRMELNDESWGAVRNTPGVTGFVGATSRPSPLSLDDVVKFLLPPAAAKKPGKAAAAAGAAAAEAGGIERAPIEVDFEVGESVTVMDGPFATLPASISEVNAEQQKLKVLVSIFGRETPVELTFNQVAKI